One part of the Anaeromyxobacter sp. Fw109-5 genome encodes these proteins:
- a CDS encoding YafY family protein: MKSSRLLALLLLLQRRRRATASQLAEELEVCVRTLYRDVAALAAAGVPLWTEPGPQGGIRLMDGWRTRLDGLTVAETTALLLSGAPSALSDLGLAAVAANARAKVDATLPEALRARAAALRDRFHLDAPGWFTRTEPIEALATVAEAVWEGRRLDLRYGEDGARRRVDPLGLVLKAGTWYLVARHRVDLRTYRVGRISGAVLLDARFERPAGFELAAWWGRASAEFDRSLLRYPCTIRLSPAAFRLLPKAVPSEAIRDMLAAAEAPDDEGWRTVALRLEGEEIAAHQLTALGAGVEVVAPQALRARLHAVGRAMAERNATAPGAAGA, from the coding sequence ATGAAGTCGAGCCGCCTGCTCGCCCTCCTGCTGCTCCTCCAGCGTCGCCGCCGGGCGACGGCGTCGCAGCTCGCCGAGGAGCTGGAGGTCTGCGTCCGCACGCTCTACCGGGACGTCGCGGCCCTCGCGGCCGCCGGCGTCCCGCTCTGGACGGAGCCGGGACCCCAGGGCGGCATCCGGCTGATGGACGGCTGGCGCACGCGCCTCGACGGGCTGACCGTGGCCGAGACGACCGCGCTGCTGCTGTCGGGGGCGCCGAGCGCCCTCTCGGACCTGGGGCTCGCGGCCGTGGCGGCGAACGCGCGCGCCAAGGTCGACGCGACGCTGCCCGAGGCGCTGCGGGCGCGCGCCGCGGCGCTGCGCGACCGATTCCACCTCGACGCGCCGGGATGGTTCACGCGGACCGAGCCGATCGAGGCGCTGGCCACGGTGGCGGAGGCGGTCTGGGAGGGGCGGCGGCTCGACCTGCGCTACGGGGAGGACGGCGCGCGGCGCCGCGTCGATCCGCTCGGCCTCGTGCTCAAGGCCGGGACGTGGTACCTCGTCGCGCGCCACCGCGTGGACCTGCGCACCTACCGCGTCGGCCGCATCTCCGGCGCGGTCTTGCTGGACGCGCGCTTCGAGCGGCCCGCCGGGTTCGAGCTCGCCGCCTGGTGGGGCCGGGCGTCGGCGGAGTTCGACCGCTCGCTGCTGCGCTACCCGTGCACGATCCGGCTGTCGCCCGCGGCGTTCCGGCTCCTCCCCAAGGCCGTCCCCTCGGAGGCGATCCGCGACATGCTCGCCGCGGCGGAGGCGCCGGACGACGAGGGATGGCGCACGGTCGCGCTGCGACTCGAGGGCGAGGAGATCGCGGCGCACCAGCTCACCGCGCTGGGCGCCGGGGTCGAGGTGGTGGCGCCGCAGGCGCTCCGGGCGCGGCTGCACGCCGTGGGGCGCGCGATGGCCGAGCGGAACGCGACGGCTCCGGGCGCGGCGGGGGCGTGA
- a CDS encoding dihydrofolate reductase family protein, which yields MTRTQYYVAASLDGYIADADGRLDWLFQFDDAEGVKAHHERFMSEVGALVMGARTYDFILEQGGAWPYAGLPAWVFTHRERPAPPGADVRFTSEDVRAVHASMVKAARGRNVWMIGGGELAAQFLAHGLLDELHLGVAPVFLGAGAPLLPASVRTPLVLAGVKQFGKGFVELRYAFPRAEAP from the coding sequence ATGACCAGGACCCAGTACTACGTGGCGGCGAGCCTCGACGGCTACATCGCGGACGCGGACGGGCGGCTCGACTGGCTCTTCCAGTTCGACGACGCGGAGGGCGTGAAGGCGCACCACGAGCGGTTCATGTCGGAGGTCGGGGCGCTCGTGATGGGCGCGCGGACCTACGACTTCATCCTCGAGCAGGGTGGCGCGTGGCCGTACGCGGGGCTGCCGGCGTGGGTGTTCACGCACCGCGAGCGGCCGGCGCCGCCTGGCGCCGACGTGCGCTTCACCAGCGAGGACGTCCGCGCCGTCCACGCGTCGATGGTGAAGGCGGCGCGCGGGCGCAACGTGTGGATGATCGGGGGCGGCGAGCTCGCTGCGCAGTTCCTCGCGCACGGGCTGCTCGACGAGCTGCACCTGGGCGTCGCGCCGGTGTTCCTGGGCGCCGGCGCGCCGCTCCTGCCGGCGTCGGTGCGGACGCCGCTCGTGCTCGCGGGCGTGAAGCAGTTCGGGAAGGGGTTCGTCGAGCTGCGGTACGCGTTCCCGAGGGCGGAGGCGCCATGA
- a CDS encoding NAD(P)H-binding protein, which yields MTGASERVLVLGATGTVGRRVASRLRDRGVAVAAASRAGAVRFDWSDASTWEAATAGCTRAFVMAPDGVAVEPAFLRAAVARGVGRLVLLSSRAIEAMADDRLLAAEAAVRSAGAEWTIVRADWFDQNFDEGVLRDAVLAGEVAIPVGDARQAFVDAEDVAAVAAHALVEDGHDGRTYGVSGPEALSFAEALAIVSRASGRTVRHLGTADDYLRVMTGLGLPRAQVLREVAAFEALRAQGDARVDDTVERVTGSSARPFRRWAEEAAAGGAWRAGR from the coding sequence ATGACGGGGGCCAGCGAGCGGGTCCTCGTGCTGGGCGCGACCGGCACGGTCGGCCGGCGCGTCGCGTCGCGGCTCCGCGACCGCGGCGTGGCGGTCGCCGCGGCGTCCCGGGCCGGCGCCGTCCGGTTCGACTGGAGCGACGCGTCCACCTGGGAGGCCGCGACGGCCGGATGCACCCGCGCGTTCGTGATGGCGCCGGACGGGGTCGCCGTCGAGCCCGCGTTCCTGCGGGCCGCGGTCGCGCGCGGCGTCGGCCGCCTCGTGCTGCTCTCGAGCCGGGCGATCGAGGCGATGGCCGACGATCGGCTGCTCGCGGCCGAGGCGGCGGTCCGGAGCGCCGGCGCGGAGTGGACGATCGTGCGCGCGGACTGGTTCGACCAGAACTTCGACGAGGGTGTCCTGCGCGACGCGGTGCTCGCCGGGGAGGTCGCGATCCCGGTCGGCGACGCGCGCCAGGCGTTCGTCGACGCGGAGGACGTCGCCGCCGTCGCGGCGCACGCGCTCGTCGAGGACGGCCACGACGGGCGCACGTACGGGGTGAGCGGCCCCGAGGCGCTCTCGTTCGCCGAGGCGCTCGCGATCGTCTCGCGCGCGTCCGGGCGGACCGTACGGCACCTCGGCACCGCCGATGACTACCTCCGCGTGATGACCGGGCTCGGGCTGCCGCGCGCGCAGGTCCTCCGGGAGGTCGCGGCGTTCGAGGCGCTGCGCGCGCAGGGAGACGCCCGCGTCGACGACACCGTCGAGCGGGTCACGGGGTCGTCGGCGCGACCGTTCCGGCGCTGGGCCGAGGAGGCCGCCGCGGGTGGCGCGTGGCGCGCGGGCCGGTAG
- a CDS encoding uracil-DNA glycosylase: protein MSPPGTPPRALVTLAAEIGACRACPRLVAWRERVAREKRRAYRDEEYWGRGVPGFGDPAARIVLLGLAPGAHGANRTGRMFTGDGSGDFLYAALHRAGLASQPLARGVDDGLVLTGAFVTNACRCAPPDNRPAPEELARCAPFLDRELAALRPEVIVALGAIAWDAALAHLARGGAAVPRPRPRFRHGAELRLEGAPLLLGSYHPSRQNTQTGRLTPAMLDAVLARASALAGRGGRR, encoded by the coding sequence GTGAGCCCACCCGGTACGCCGCCGCGCGCGCTCGTCACCCTCGCTGCCGAGATCGGCGCCTGCCGCGCCTGCCCGCGGCTCGTCGCCTGGCGCGAGCGGGTCGCCCGCGAGAAGCGCCGCGCCTACCGGGACGAGGAGTACTGGGGACGCGGGGTGCCCGGCTTCGGCGATCCGGCCGCGCGGATCGTGCTCCTCGGGCTCGCGCCCGGAGCGCACGGCGCGAACCGCACCGGGCGCATGTTCACCGGCGATGGCTCGGGCGACTTCCTCTACGCGGCGCTGCACCGCGCCGGGCTCGCCTCCCAGCCGCTCGCGCGCGGCGTGGACGACGGCCTCGTCCTGACGGGCGCCTTCGTGACGAACGCTTGCCGCTGCGCTCCGCCCGACAACCGGCCCGCGCCCGAGGAGCTCGCGCGCTGCGCGCCGTTCCTGGATCGCGAGCTCGCGGCGCTGCGGCCGGAGGTGATCGTGGCGCTGGGCGCGATCGCCTGGGACGCCGCCCTCGCCCACCTCGCGCGCGGCGGAGCGGCGGTGCCGCGGCCGCGCCCGCGCTTCCGCCACGGGGCCGAGCTCCGGCTCGAGGGCGCGCCGCTCCTCCTCGGCAGCTACCACCCGTCACGCCAGAACACCCAGACCGGACGGCTGACGCCGGCGATGCTCGACGCCGTCCTCGCGCGGGCGTCGGCCCTCGCGGGCCGAGGGGGGCGGCGCTGA
- a CDS encoding tetratricopeptide repeat protein, whose amino-acid sequence MTSKTRISVVLLALTAACATGGGGKGPSERFYQATYKLPAPSQLEDAERGKIKDAGTHYDRGLVAQQSGNIDQARAEWATAAQGYADFADQFQSSEWRLPIRFRAAELYMQAQQFERAAEQAQKVVADPQSDASSKAVGSRLAAGAWLNVANQKVKASQLEPIRLANADQRRGQPLQPRVPPGEWKRFVDSADVYLQNLEADPETKKPAAERRGGLPPAQLALIAAEVEYAFDNMEDARRRFADILSRWPEEGEVLESAVPLYLQTFLFANDDQGYQAEVARIREQVQAQAQKATDPKQKESYDKVLEALSRAEAGTHFAAAQKLLDEGKPAEAAQAFEKLAADPRGGDAANALHNAAVAWDKAGKADRAAEIRERILKEHADSKVAGNNMLLLAVNKSKKNDHSGAAKLYDDFIARYPDSPNRCVALQNVASELDLAKKAAPAAERYVTFGKDEKCASADPNVAARALYRAGRLYEDAKQKAKAKEAYAAAIALPGVTDTVAKSQLDDAKRRMKK is encoded by the coding sequence ATGACATCGAAGACTCGGATCTCGGTCGTCCTGCTCGCCCTCACCGCGGCCTGTGCAACGGGCGGCGGCGGGAAGGGGCCCAGCGAGCGGTTCTACCAGGCGACCTACAAGCTCCCCGCCCCCAGCCAGCTCGAGGACGCCGAGCGCGGGAAGATCAAGGACGCGGGGACGCACTACGATCGCGGCCTCGTGGCGCAGCAGTCCGGCAACATCGACCAGGCGCGCGCCGAGTGGGCCACTGCCGCCCAGGGCTACGCCGACTTCGCCGATCAGTTCCAGTCGTCCGAGTGGCGCCTCCCGATCCGCTTCCGCGCCGCCGAGCTCTACATGCAGGCGCAGCAGTTCGAGCGCGCCGCGGAGCAGGCCCAGAAGGTGGTGGCCGATCCCCAGTCGGACGCCTCGTCGAAGGCCGTCGGCTCGCGGCTCGCCGCCGGCGCGTGGCTCAACGTCGCGAACCAGAAGGTGAAGGCGAGCCAGCTCGAGCCGATCCGGCTCGCGAACGCCGACCAGCGCCGAGGGCAGCCCCTGCAGCCGCGCGTCCCGCCGGGAGAGTGGAAGCGCTTCGTCGACTCCGCGGACGTGTACCTCCAGAACCTCGAGGCGGACCCGGAGACGAAGAAGCCGGCCGCCGAGCGCCGCGGCGGCCTGCCGCCCGCGCAGCTCGCGCTCATCGCCGCCGAGGTCGAGTACGCGTTCGACAACATGGAGGACGCCCGCCGCCGCTTCGCGGACATCCTGAGCCGCTGGCCGGAAGAGGGGGAGGTGCTGGAGAGCGCGGTGCCGCTCTACCTCCAGACCTTCCTGTTCGCGAACGACGACCAGGGCTACCAGGCCGAGGTCGCCCGCATCCGCGAGCAGGTGCAGGCCCAGGCGCAGAAGGCGACGGACCCGAAGCAGAAGGAGAGCTACGACAAGGTCCTCGAGGCGCTCTCCCGCGCCGAGGCGGGTACCCACTTCGCGGCCGCCCAGAAGCTGCTCGACGAGGGCAAGCCCGCCGAGGCCGCCCAGGCCTTCGAGAAGCTCGCGGCCGATCCGCGCGGCGGCGACGCGGCGAACGCGCTCCACAACGCCGCGGTGGCCTGGGACAAGGCCGGCAAGGCGGATCGCGCCGCCGAGATCCGCGAGCGGATCCTGAAGGAGCACGCGGACAGCAAGGTCGCGGGGAACAACATGCTGCTCCTCGCCGTCAACAAGTCGAAGAAGAACGACCACTCGGGGGCGGCCAAGCTGTACGACGACTTCATCGCGAGGTACCCGGACTCGCCGAACCGGTGCGTGGCCCTCCAGAACGTCGCCTCCGAGCTCGACCTCGCGAAGAAGGCGGCGCCGGCCGCGGAGCGGTACGTCACCTTCGGCAAGGACGAGAAGTGCGCGAGCGCCGACCCGAACGTCGCCGCCCGCGCGCTGTACCGGGCCGGCCGCCTCTACGAGGACGCGAAGCAGAAGGCGAAGGCCAAGGAGGCCTACGCCGCGGCGATCGCGCTCCCGGGGGTGACCGACACGGTCGCGAAGAGCCAGCTCGACGACGCCAAGCGCCGGATGAAGAAGTAG
- a CDS encoding ATP/GTP-binding protein, whose amino-acid sequence MSFINYSSREINCKIVYYGPGLCGKTTNLQYVYAKTNPDAKGKMISLATETERTLFFDFLPLSLGEIRGFKTRFHLYTVPGQVFYDASRKLILKGVDGVVFVADSQIERMEANLESVENLRVNLGEQGYDLDKIPYVVQYNKRDLPNVATVEELRRLINPRGVPEYQAVAPTGVGVFDTLKAVAKLVLTELKKGG is encoded by the coding sequence ATGAGCTTCATCAACTACAGCTCGCGCGAGATCAACTGCAAGATCGTCTATTACGGCCCGGGCCTGTGCGGGAAGACGACGAACCTCCAGTACGTCTACGCGAAGACGAACCCCGACGCGAAGGGCAAGATGATCTCCCTCGCGACGGAGACGGAGCGCACGCTCTTCTTCGACTTCCTGCCGCTGTCGCTCGGCGAGATCCGCGGCTTCAAGACCCGCTTCCACCTCTACACGGTGCCGGGCCAGGTCTTCTACGACGCCTCCCGCAAGCTCATCCTGAAGGGCGTGGACGGCGTGGTCTTCGTCGCGGACTCGCAGATCGAGCGCATGGAGGCGAACCTCGAGTCCGTCGAGAACCTGCGCGTGAACCTCGGCGAGCAGGGCTACGACCTCGACAAGATCCCGTACGTGGTCCAGTACAACAAGCGCGACCTGCCGAACGTGGCGACGGTGGAGGAGCTCCGCCGCCTCATCAACCCGCGCGGCGTCCCCGAGTACCAGGCCGTCGCCCCCACCGGCGTGGGCGTGTTCGACACCCTGAAGGCGGTGGCGAAGCTCGTCCTGACGGAGCTGAAGAAGGGGGGGTAG
- a CDS encoding roadblock/LC7 domain-containing protein: protein MNSGLVMYEEEFRLIAGICDRLTRDANAKVVFLVDKNGQLISSSGHAQNLDTTSLASLTAGNVAAMGGLAKLIGEKEFPNQFHEGERESLHMSIVGGRVVLVVIFDAKSSLGLVRLRVKKAGEELAKVFDGLAKRQTAPGAASPFAEITDDDIDNLFSE from the coding sequence ATGAATTCCGGCTTGGTGATGTACGAGGAGGAGTTCCGGCTCATCGCCGGGATCTGCGATCGGCTCACCCGCGACGCGAACGCGAAGGTCGTCTTCCTCGTCGACAAGAACGGCCAGCTCATCTCCTCCAGCGGCCACGCTCAGAACCTCGACACGACCTCGCTCGCCTCGCTCACGGCCGGCAACGTCGCGGCGATGGGCGGCCTCGCGAAGCTCATCGGCGAGAAGGAGTTCCCGAACCAGTTCCACGAGGGGGAGCGCGAGTCGCTCCACATGAGCATCGTGGGGGGGCGGGTGGTCCTGGTCGTCATCTTCGACGCGAAGAGCTCCCTCGGCCTGGTGCGGCTGCGGGTGAAGAAGGCGGGCGAGGAGCTCGCGAAGGTCTTCGACGGCCTCGCGAAGCGGCAGACCGCGCCGGGCGCCGCGAGCCCGTTCGCCGAGATCACCGACGACGACATCGACAACCTCTTCAGCGAGTGA
- the recR gene encoding recombination mediator RecR, giving the protein MAVADPIARLVKELAKLPGIGEKTAQRLAFHILKAGPGYAGELAGAIAGVVRDVRLCSECQTLTDKDPCAVCADPRRDSRIICVVEGVPDLLAVERTHEFRGRYHVLHGALSPLDGIGPSELKIRELLLRLEREPAEEIVVATNPDVEGEATALYLTKLLKPLGVKVTRIAQGIPMGGDLEYADQVTLARALAGRREL; this is encoded by the coding sequence ATGGCGGTCGCGGATCCCATCGCTCGGCTCGTGAAGGAGCTCGCGAAGCTGCCCGGCATCGGCGAGAAGACCGCCCAGCGGCTCGCGTTCCACATCCTCAAGGCGGGCCCCGGCTACGCGGGCGAGCTCGCGGGCGCGATCGCCGGCGTGGTCCGCGACGTGCGCCTCTGCTCGGAGTGCCAGACCCTCACCGACAAGGACCCGTGCGCCGTGTGTGCGGACCCGCGCCGCGACTCGCGGATCATCTGCGTCGTCGAGGGGGTCCCGGATCTCCTCGCCGTCGAGCGCACCCACGAGTTCCGCGGCCGGTACCACGTGCTCCACGGCGCGCTCTCGCCGCTCGACGGCATCGGACCGTCCGAGCTCAAGATCCGCGAGCTGCTCCTGCGCCTGGAGCGCGAGCCCGCCGAGGAGATCGTCGTCGCCACGAACCCGGACGTCGAGGGCGAGGCGACCGCGCTCTACCTCACCAAGCTGCTGAAGCCGCTCGGCGTGAAGGTCACGCGCATCGCCCAGGGAATTCCCATGGGCGGTGATCTCGAATACGCTGATCAGGTCACGCTGGCGCGCGCACTGGCAGGACGCCGAGAGCTCTGA
- a CDS encoding YbaB/EbfC family nucleoid-associated protein, giving the protein MDIQYLMRQAKKLEKAMADAKEQLAELSVEAESGGGLVKVTMNGKCEVTRLLVDPKAVDPADKAMLEDLVTAAVNAAVEKARAAADEHMARATGGIKIPGVAG; this is encoded by the coding sequence ATGGACATCCAGTACCTCATGCGTCAGGCCAAGAAGCTCGAGAAGGCGATGGCCGACGCGAAGGAGCAGCTCGCCGAGCTCTCGGTCGAGGCCGAGAGCGGCGGCGGGCTGGTGAAGGTCACCATGAACGGGAAGTGCGAGGTGACCCGCCTCCTCGTGGATCCCAAGGCCGTGGACCCGGCGGACAAGGCCATGCTCGAGGACCTCGTCACCGCCGCCGTCAACGCGGCGGTCGAGAAGGCGCGCGCCGCGGCCGACGAGCACATGGCGAGGGCGACCGGCGGCATCAAGATCCCGGGGGTCGCCGGCTAG